Proteins from a genomic interval of Watersipora subatra chromosome 10, tzWatSuba1.1, whole genome shotgun sequence:
- the LOC137406732 gene encoding beta-1,3-galactosyltransferase 5-like, protein MAKAITTSFLWSVICVQLAFFFILTALYLWKDYSDLEVSAIHQKGRDNRFNKPVSKLTPKSHQKRKQKLTRRKSHLNQTQLLRARHRQNRVPGKHLHTQNFNYTLNPASTACRNPVFLLVIVESSTYNAMERNYFRTRWKMNEYNKKKIATVFATAQSEIKGAQELLLWENKRHGDILQMDFRDSYRNLTLKTMLSLRWAIDECYSFTYLLKTDDDMIINYDVLINQLENLPDRVGEALYTGLMMTQKVPIRDSDDKWHVTFGEYPDDTYPDYMGGPGYVLSHLAAKKVVEYSYHIPFMPMEDVFVGICAEKAGIDGYSNLRFSNWEIWDYYNYCWAREMVTLHNADFAVRELYYYDKLINTHSFDFYSWGRKDLLQSLLFMQQKSNKLNEAAEFIGYPMRYRCSNSTWSLERTKCLYKHIVQWKIQNDRILDM, encoded by the exons ATGGCAAAGGCGATAACAACTTCCTTTCTCTGGAGTGTGATTTGTGTGCAGCTAGCATTTTTCTTCATACTGACAGCTCTGTATCTATGGAAAGATTATTCTGATTTGGAAGTGAGTGCTATTCACCAAAAAGGCCGTGACAATAGATTCAACAAGCCTGTCTCCAAGTTAACTCCTAAGAGTCATCAAAAG AGAAAACAAAAGTTAACTCGTCGCAAAAGTCATTTAAATCAAACGCAACTGTTGAGAGCTCGCCATCGACAGAATCGAGTGCCAGGAAAACATCTCCATACACAAAACTTCAACTATACTTTGAACCCTGCTTCTACTGCTTGTCGGAATCCTGTGTTCTTACTAGTCATTGTTGAATCGTCAACCTACAATGCGATGGAAAGGAATTACTTTCGCACAAGATGGAAAATGAACGAATACAACAAGAAAAAGATTGCAACAGTGTTTGCTACAG CACAGAGTGAAATAAAGGGTGCACAAGAGCTTCTCTTATGGGAAAATAAAAG GCATGGAGATATCCTGCAGATGGATTTCCGAGACAGCTATAGAAATCTCACACTAAAAACGATGCTGAGCTTGAGGTGGGCTATTGATGAATGCTATTCATTCACGTATCTCTTGAAGACAGATGACGATATGATCATTAATTACGATGTGCTGATCAACCAGCTGGAAAACTTACCAGACAGGGTCGGTGAAG CACTGTACACCGGACTGATGATGACACAGAAAGTGCCGATACGTGACAGCGATGACAAGTGGCATGTCACATTTGGAGAGTATCCAGATGACACGTACCCTGACTACATGGGAGGTCCAGGATATGTCTTGTCTCATTTAGCAGCGAAAAAGGTGGTAGAGTACAGCTACCATATTCCATTTATGCCAATGGAAGATGTTTTCGTTG GCATCTGCGCGGAAAAAGCAGGAATTGATGGCTATAGCAACCTGAGGTTCTCAAACTGGGAGATATGGGACTACTACAACTATTGTTGGGCACGAGAGATGGTCACCCTTCACAATGCAGACTTCGCCGTTAGGGAACTCTACTACTATGACAAGCTCATCAACACGCATAGCTTTGATTTTTATTCGTGGGGGAGAAAGGATTTGCTTCAGAGTCTACTGTTTATGCAGCAGAAGTCAAATAAGCTCAACGAAGCGGCAGAGTTTATTGGTTATCCAATGCGGTACCGGTGCTCAAACTCTACATGGTCTCTTGAGAGAACCAAATGCTTATACAAACACATCGTTcaatggaaaattcaaaatgatAGAATACTTGATATGTAA